A part of Capsicum annuum cultivar UCD-10X-F1 chromosome 6, UCD10Xv1.1, whole genome shotgun sequence genomic DNA contains:
- the LOC107873354 gene encoding superoxide dismutase [Fe], chloroplastic isoform X3 — translation MAAANSLSLTSAFLPRHGFHGPSHNQNVQLSTQKFARKAVSGTITAKFELQPPPYPMDALEPHMSSRTFEFHWGKHHRAYVDNLNKQIDGTELDGKTLEDIILITYNKGSPLPAFNNAAQAWNHQFFWESMKPNGGGEPSGKLLELINRDFGSYDTFVKEFKAAAATQFGSGWAWLAYKPEDKKLALVKTPNAENPLVLGYTALLTIDVWEHAYYLDFQNRRPDYISIFMEKLVSWEAVSSRLKTATA, via the exons ATGGCTGCTGCTAACTCACTGTCACTTACATCTGCTTTTCTTCCTCGTCATG GATTTCATGGGCCATCTCATAATCAGAACGTACAATTGAGCACCCAAAAG TTTGCAAGGAAAGCTGTTTCGGGTACAATAACAGCTAAATTTGAACTCCAGCCTCCTCCTTATCCCATG GATGCTTTGGAGCCTCACATGAGTAGTAGAACATTTGAATTCCATTGGGGGAAGCATCATAGGGCTTATGTTGACAACTTAAACAAGCAAATAGACGGAACAGAACTAGATGGAAAGACACTAGAAGACATAATACTCATTACATATAACAAAGGTTCTCCCCTTCCAGCATTTAATAATGCTGCTCAG GCCTGGAATCATCAGTTCTTCTGGGAATCCATGAAGCCAAACGGAGGAGGAGAGCCATCTGGTAAATTATTAGAACTAATCAACAGAGACTTTGGTTCCTATGATACATTTGTTAAAGAATTTAAGGCAGCTGCAGCAACACAATTTGGTTCTGGTTGGGCCTGGCTTGCAT ACAAACCCGAAGACAAAAAGCTTGCTCTGGTGAAAACTCCTAATGCTGAAAATCCTCTTGTTTTGGGCTACACC GCACTGCTCACGATAGACGTTTGGGAG CATGCCTATTATCTGGACTTTCAG AATCGGCGACCTGACTATATATCTATCTTTATGGAGAAGCTCGTGTCATGGGAAGCAGTCAGTTCTAGGCTTAAAACAGCAACAGCTTGA
- the LOC107873354 gene encoding superoxide dismutase [Fe], chloroplastic isoform X1: MAAANSLSLTSAFLPRHGFHGPSHNQNVQLSTQKKQFARKAVSGWASPAWNFPYQMFSVSVLEDALEPHMSSRTFEFHWGKHHRAYVDNLNKQIDGTELDGKTLEDIILITYNKGSPLPAFNNAAQAWNHQFFWESMKPNGGGEPSGKLLELINRDFGSYDTFVKEFKAAAATQFGSGWAWLAYKPEDKKLALVKTPNAENPLVLGYTALLTIDVWEHAYYLDFQNRRPDYISIFMEKLVSWEAVSSRLKTATA; encoded by the exons ATGGCTGCTGCTAACTCACTGTCACTTACATCTGCTTTTCTTCCTCGTCATG GATTTCATGGGCCATCTCATAATCAGAACGTACAATTGAGCACCCAAAAG AAGCAGTTTGCAAGGAAAGCTGTTTCGG GTTGGGCCTCTCCAGCATGGAACTTTCCTTATCAAAtgttttcagtatcagtattgGAA GATGCTTTGGAGCCTCACATGAGTAGTAGAACATTTGAATTCCATTGGGGGAAGCATCATAGGGCTTATGTTGACAACTTAAACAAGCAAATAGACGGAACAGAACTAGATGGAAAGACACTAGAAGACATAATACTCATTACATATAACAAAGGTTCTCCCCTTCCAGCATTTAATAATGCTGCTCAG GCCTGGAATCATCAGTTCTTCTGGGAATCCATGAAGCCAAACGGAGGAGGAGAGCCATCTGGTAAATTATTAGAACTAATCAACAGAGACTTTGGTTCCTATGATACATTTGTTAAAGAATTTAAGGCAGCTGCAGCAACACAATTTGGTTCTGGTTGGGCCTGGCTTGCAT ACAAACCCGAAGACAAAAAGCTTGCTCTGGTGAAAACTCCTAATGCTGAAAATCCTCTTGTTTTGGGCTACACC GCACTGCTCACGATAGACGTTTGGGAG CATGCCTATTATCTGGACTTTCAG AATCGGCGACCTGACTATATATCTATCTTTATGGAGAAGCTCGTGTCATGGGAAGCAGTCAGTTCTAGGCTTAAAACAGCAACAGCTTGA
- the LOC107873355 gene encoding ATP synthase subunit delta', mitochondrial: protein MFRQGSRFLSRASTMRWCRPFSTDLPAEAAADSNFVEAWRKAIPNVEPPITPSSFMATRPATPSSIPSKLTVNFALPYSSELSGKEVDMVIIPATTGQMGVLPGHVATIAELKPGVLSVHEGNDISKYFVSGGFAFVHANSVADIIAVEAVPLDRIDPNLVQKGLTDFTQKLSTASTDVEKAEAQTGVDVHSALNAALTG, encoded by the exons ATGTTCCGACAGGGTTCACGATTCCTTTCTCGTGCCTCCACGATGAGGTGGTGCCGCCCATTTTCGACCGACCTGCCCGCGGAAGCCGCTGCAGATTCGAACTTCGTGGAGGCATGGAGGAAAGCAATTCCCAACGTTGAACCACCAATTACTCCCTCTTCTTTCATGGCTACAAGGCCTGCTACTCCATCATCCATTCCCTCTAAGCTCACTGTCAACTTTGCCCTTCCTTACTCTTCTGAACTCTCCGGTAAAGAG GTTGACATGGTTATAATCCCCGCAACTACGGGACAGATGGGTGTCTTGCCTGGGCATGTGGCAACAATTGCTGAGCTAAAGCCTGGTGTGTTATCAGTCCATGAAGGCAATGACATCTCGAAGTATTTCGTGAGTGGTGGGTTTGCATTTGTTCATGCAAATTCTGTTGCAGATATAATTGCTGTTGAAGCTGTACCACTTGACCGCATCGATCCCAATTTGGTTCAAAAGGGTCTGACTGACTTTACACAGAAGTTAAGCACTGCATCAACTGATGTAGAGAAAGCTGAAGCCCAGACAGGTGTTGATGTACATAGTGCGCTTAATGCTGCACTTACTGGTTAA
- the LOC107873354 gene encoding superoxide dismutase [Fe], chloroplastic isoform X2 has translation MAAANSLSLTSAFLPRHGFHGPSHNQNVQLSTQKKQFARKAVSGTITAKFELQPPPYPMDALEPHMSSRTFEFHWGKHHRAYVDNLNKQIDGTELDGKTLEDIILITYNKGSPLPAFNNAAQAWNHQFFWESMKPNGGGEPSGKLLELINRDFGSYDTFVKEFKAAAATQFGSGWAWLAYKPEDKKLALVKTPNAENPLVLGYTALLTIDVWEHAYYLDFQNRRPDYISIFMEKLVSWEAVSSRLKTATA, from the exons ATGGCTGCTGCTAACTCACTGTCACTTACATCTGCTTTTCTTCCTCGTCATG GATTTCATGGGCCATCTCATAATCAGAACGTACAATTGAGCACCCAAAAG AAGCAGTTTGCAAGGAAAGCTGTTTCGGGTACAATAACAGCTAAATTTGAACTCCAGCCTCCTCCTTATCCCATG GATGCTTTGGAGCCTCACATGAGTAGTAGAACATTTGAATTCCATTGGGGGAAGCATCATAGGGCTTATGTTGACAACTTAAACAAGCAAATAGACGGAACAGAACTAGATGGAAAGACACTAGAAGACATAATACTCATTACATATAACAAAGGTTCTCCCCTTCCAGCATTTAATAATGCTGCTCAG GCCTGGAATCATCAGTTCTTCTGGGAATCCATGAAGCCAAACGGAGGAGGAGAGCCATCTGGTAAATTATTAGAACTAATCAACAGAGACTTTGGTTCCTATGATACATTTGTTAAAGAATTTAAGGCAGCTGCAGCAACACAATTTGGTTCTGGTTGGGCCTGGCTTGCAT ACAAACCCGAAGACAAAAAGCTTGCTCTGGTGAAAACTCCTAATGCTGAAAATCCTCTTGTTTTGGGCTACACC GCACTGCTCACGATAGACGTTTGGGAG CATGCCTATTATCTGGACTTTCAG AATCGGCGACCTGACTATATATCTATCTTTATGGAGAAGCTCGTGTCATGGGAAGCAGTCAGTTCTAGGCTTAAAACAGCAACAGCTTGA
- the LOC107873354 gene encoding superoxide dismutase [Fe], chloroplastic isoform X4 — MAAANSLSLTSAFLPRHGFHGPSHNQNVQLSTQKDALEPHMSSRTFEFHWGKHHRAYVDNLNKQIDGTELDGKTLEDIILITYNKGSPLPAFNNAAQAWNHQFFWESMKPNGGGEPSGKLLELINRDFGSYDTFVKEFKAAAATQFGSGWAWLAYKPEDKKLALVKTPNAENPLVLGYTALLTIDVWEHAYYLDFQNRRPDYISIFMEKLVSWEAVSSRLKTATA; from the exons ATGGCTGCTGCTAACTCACTGTCACTTACATCTGCTTTTCTTCCTCGTCATG GATTTCATGGGCCATCTCATAATCAGAACGTACAATTGAGCACCCAAAAG GATGCTTTGGAGCCTCACATGAGTAGTAGAACATTTGAATTCCATTGGGGGAAGCATCATAGGGCTTATGTTGACAACTTAAACAAGCAAATAGACGGAACAGAACTAGATGGAAAGACACTAGAAGACATAATACTCATTACATATAACAAAGGTTCTCCCCTTCCAGCATTTAATAATGCTGCTCAG GCCTGGAATCATCAGTTCTTCTGGGAATCCATGAAGCCAAACGGAGGAGGAGAGCCATCTGGTAAATTATTAGAACTAATCAACAGAGACTTTGGTTCCTATGATACATTTGTTAAAGAATTTAAGGCAGCTGCAGCAACACAATTTGGTTCTGGTTGGGCCTGGCTTGCAT ACAAACCCGAAGACAAAAAGCTTGCTCTGGTGAAAACTCCTAATGCTGAAAATCCTCTTGTTTTGGGCTACACC GCACTGCTCACGATAGACGTTTGGGAG CATGCCTATTATCTGGACTTTCAG AATCGGCGACCTGACTATATATCTATCTTTATGGAGAAGCTCGTGTCATGGGAAGCAGTCAGTTCTAGGCTTAAAACAGCAACAGCTTGA